One region of Chanodichthys erythropterus isolate Z2021 chromosome 17, ASM2448905v1, whole genome shotgun sequence genomic DNA includes:
- the LOC137004998 gene encoding mucin-4-like isoform X2 produces MIKCYSKVQNYLIFLYLCLCPLMGSQAGSEGELCPQADSMGSSGSTSTLASSVIEVESGRDDLALCQDEDDMTPLPPPPTLSITEEIMQFINQSRARQGMAELTSEVCKLTPESLEVQPLEAQQSDESKPLISEVDENKHQTNNTKIPEADNKLVDGSDKDDSSPPSCEANVASPEELERASLPLHTCKEVNQSEELTLPEPSHSESSKPEMEKTISEKDTKGSVSKSEEPHLSDNLDKTDDTACEASTACAHIGTTLKATENSLVLKVEPEQKLTKSDKQIIEKIRSYYEAAEAGVEEGQMARRNSFSNIPAGLVKDSVSRFNVCVHQDSVVESESGHSESVETDSGSSLLPISDQADQTFNHQESADIAIPLSHSDVNQEQKEKLDSMTAEKQDVEICEFSPCMKLWKEKERIGEESQSNPKAPFSRENSCVEHTDVSEKNKTSINCTTTLVQQKQSERSQCNPDTSDASNLQTTETTDTSLQYGRRTRARMSSNGSLDSLPTQIKVGRWSRHDKVVTCSHTLYEGMAEVPDLEFLEGGPVNQCLVENSEKILNKVQMLARMYTAKASSMKVPLHQKKTRVSRGAWSVEGKGSTSAKSQQIQLHQGDMRVLSQPTESSVSTPTEPFGHIILREKLSTMYHQENDCNLIGPPDEISAIGSDSMSFSSAESSATSVQILTTVMESQVSVISDHRESSLEKCESKLHEGAESLSLPTSGTHVQEMPFNLSGLPLEEHAYNIPQSIQENYSNVGDKFISINRIEEGPILKEENPAFVSNSGPSSEHFIDPVVIKPLEEETHSVEQKSASVLQDCERILTIDDKQNEIHTGHLKSKQVRDDTDNTSLEEITPVVSSVNEVGACPPLQLATTLVISEESEQSYPLAQLQKDTTSPTQLGPLFGTCGKCSPLDTKSKEDLSNNSKTLSSPPLGGPSLDELPRFTSQRPSNLPSTAGKRSPFANWNSSSPVAQRVPHTSLRTDEQIQDTSDFGLSHNRQSLSHALNDKPLQIPFGCGRPLDAKPPSAFSPNLRMRSPSPVRGAQNSRPSSMPSALAKSLAASCISQTISQSMAKRGAHLQTASPPVSSSPLPTSSVRLRTPSPKPITLDLSVESGFRSTSSTGVGNPQGQATRSSPSPFRTNSLRSSPATVQSPPPFRSQRSISPAPPVSLHSTPSSNSPSATALEQSPYTSLNSNNNNNNSLGNNGLIANHKKAPSSVGGLPHSHDPQRTTLHNRVARPFPSSEPSSRVQSPSICPSPISRICSPPPAPNHSSNLVTKPPNPRAPRQGGFFTPLSLDISRSMSACSISPCESPRITSPPPIGIPTSVWGFANPQPRNPSLINACSPTKVDTNSTPKGTRIISPTPIGTSPCSATISQSQRRLRGTSLPFVALGDRPPSPKRHERRSWAESGRWSVGSELGLTSPRGGSYSGSPSSVSPGPLSPVRLTAERTSYNGKHFTSIAWPDVHDLLIKYNTEPNTETDALSYTETEQDDIEVAETTCRSTLICPYVAPASPNERETPIHCPAEGKTEDSVINQGSKTTLKTSYATTVNLQIAGSGRIASFSNAQVSLTQTLSPVADSQSRRRVSINSCNFSMQNCKRL; encoded by the exons ATGATAAAATGTTATTCAAAGGTCCAAAATTACCTTATATTTCTATATCTATGCTTATGTCCATTAATGGGTTCCCAGGCTGGCAGTGAAGGGGAGTTGTGCCCACAGGCTGATAGCATGGGCTCTTCAGGCAGTACCAGTACTCTGGCATCCTCCGTCATTGAAGTTGAATCTGGTCGTGATGATCTGGCTTTATGTCAGGATGAGGATGACATGACCCCACTCCCTCCACCACCAACACTGTCCATTACTGAGGAAATCATGCAATTCATTAACCAGAGCCGTGCTCGACAAGGCATGGCAGAGTTAACATCTGAAGTG TGCAAGTTGACTCCAGAGTCCCTGGAAGTCCAGCCACTGGAGGCACAGCAGTCAGATGAATCCAAACCACTAATATCTGAGGTGGATGAAAATAAACATCAGACTAACAATACCAAAATACCAGAGGCAGACAACAAACTGGTAGATGGGTCAGACAAAGATGACAGCAGCCCTCCATCTTGTGAAGCAAATGTTGCTTCACCAGAGGAGCTTGAGAGAGCATCATTACCATTACACACCTGCAAAGAAGTGAATCAGTCAGAAGAGTTGACATTACCAGAGCCCAGTCATAGTGAATCATCTAAACCAGAGATGGAGAAGACCATTAGTGAAAAAGATACTAAGGGCTCTGTTAGTAAAAGTGAAGAGCCTCATCTATCTGATAATTTGGACAAAACTGATGACACAGCATGTGAGGCCAGTACAGCTTGTGCTCACATTGGTACTACATTGAAAGCAACTGAAAACTCACTTGTCCTCAAAGTAGAACCTGAGCAAAAACTGACCAAAAGTGACAAGCAGATTATTGAGAAGATACGCAGCTATTATGAGGCTGCAGAGGCAGGTGTTGAGGAGGGTCAGATGGCACGAAGGAACAGCTTCTCTAATATACCTGCAGGATTAGTAAAGGATTCGGTGTCCCGATTCAATGTTTGTGTTCACCAAGACAGTGTAGTTGAATCTGAGAGTGGCCACTCAGAGTCAGTTGAAACTGACTCAGGATCTTCATTACTCCCAATATCAGACCAAGCTGACCAGACTTTCAACCATCAGGAATCTGCTGATATAGCCATTCCTCTCTCACATTCCGATGTTAACCaagaacaaaaagaaaaattagaTAGCATGACTGCAGAAAAACAGGATGTAGAAATTTGTGAGTTCAGTCCCTGTATGAAATTGTGGAAGGAGAAAGAAAGAATTGGCGAAGAGTCTCAAAGCAATCCAAAAGCCCCTTTCTCAAGAGAGAACAGCTGTGTTGAACATACAGATGTTTCTGAGAAAAATAAGACATCTATTAATTGCACAACAACCCTAGTACAACAAAAGCAGTCTGAACGTTCACAATGCAATCCAGACACTTCAGACGCATCTAATCTGCAGACGACAGAGACAACGGATACATCTCTTCAGTATGGAAGAAGAACCAGGGCTAGAATGTCTTCTAATGGAAGCCTGGATAGCCTTCCTACTCAGATTAAAGTTGGCCGGTGGTCTCGTCATGACAAGGTGGTAACATGTAGTCATACCCTTTACGAAGGAATGGCAGAGGTGCCAGATTTAGAGTTTCTTGAGGGTGGACCAGTCAACCAATGCTTGGTAGAGAACTCAGAAAAGATTCTTAATAAAGTGCAAATGCTTGCACGGATGTACACTGCCAAGGCAAGCAGCATGAAGGTACCACTACATCAAAAGAAAACACGAGTGAGTAGGGGAGCTTGGTCAGTGGAGGGAAAAGGGAGCACTTCAGCTAAGTCGCAGCAAATACAGCTGCACCAGGGGGACATGAGAGTACTAAGTCAGCCCACAG AATCTTCAGTATCCACACCTACAGAGCCTTTTGGTCACATAATTTTAAGAGAGAAGCTGTCTACCATGTATCACCAAGAAAATGATTGTAATCTCATTGGGCCTCCAGATGAGATCTCAGCAATTGGATCTGATTCAATGTCTTTTTCCTCTGCTGAGTCCTCTGCTACTTCAGTTCAAATATTAACAACTGTTATGGAATCACAGGTCTCTGTGATATCAGACCACAGAGAAAGCTCTTTAGAAAAATGTGAGTCTAAACTACATGAAGGAGCTGAATCCTTGTCACTCCCAACTTCTGGAACTCATGTCCAAGAAATGCCATTCAACCTCTCTGGACTTCCTTTGGAGGAGCATGCTTACAACATACCACAGTCTATTCAGGAGAACTATTCAAATGTTGGGGACAAATTCATTTCAATAAATAGGATTGAAGAAGGACCAATATTGAAAGAGGAAAACCCTGCTTTTGTGAGCAATTCTGGTCCAAGTAGTGAACATTTTATTGACCCAGTAGTCATTAAACCTTTAGAAGAAGAGACTCACAGTGTGGAACAGAAAAGTGCCTCAGTTTTACAGGACTGTGAAAGAATATTGACCATAGAtgataaacaaaatgaaatacatACAGGACATTTGAAATCCAAGCAAGTCCGAGATGATACTGATAACACTAGCTTGGAGGAAATAACACCTGTAGTGTCCTCTGTTAACGAAGTAGGTGCATGTCCCCCATTACAGTTAGCAACCACTTTGGTCATCTCTGAGGAATCAGAGCAGTCGTACCCTTTGGCCCAGTTGCAGAAGGATACAACTAGCCCTACACAACTGGGACCTCTGTTTGGTACATGTGGCAAGTGTAGTCCACTAGATACTAAATCCAAAGAAGACCTGAGCAATAATTCAAAGACTTTGAGCTCACCCCCTTTAGGTGGACCTTCTTTGGATGAGCTTCCAAGGTTTACTAGCCAAAGACCTTCCAATCTACCCTCCACTGCTGGAAAGAGGAGTCCCTTTGCCAATTGGAATTCATCATCTCCAGTAGCTCAAAG AGTGCCACATACTTCATTGCGGACTGATGAACAGATTCAGGATACGTCTGATTTTGGTCTTTCTCATAATAGACAATCTTTATCCCATGCTCTTAATGATAAACCTTTACAAATTCCCTTTGGTTGTGGGCGTCCATTAGATGCAAAACCACCTTCTGCCTTTAGCCCAAACCTGCGAATGCGGTCACCCTCTCCAGTTAGAGGTGCCCAGAACTCCAGACCTTCCTCAATGCCCTCAGCTCTTGCAAAGTCTCTTGCTGCCTCTTGTATCAGTCAGACGATTTCTCAAAGCATGGCCAAGAGAGGTGCACATCTTCAGACTGCTTCCCCACCTGTAAGCTCCTCTCCTCTGCCTACATCTTCTGTAAGACTTAGGACACCATCACCTAAACCCATCACCTTGGACTTAAGTGTTGAGTCAGGTTTTAGAAGTACATCCAGCACTGGGGTAGGAAACCCCCAAGGTCAAGCCACAAGGTCTTCTCCATCCCCATTTAGAACAAACAGTCTTCGATCTAGTCCAGCAACAGTTCAGTCCCCTCCTCCTTTTCGCAGTCAACGGTCAATATCCCCTGCACCTCCAGTTAGCCTCCATTCAACTCCATCCTCTAACAGCCCGAGCGCCACAGCTCTTGAACAGTCTCCTTACACCAGTTTAAATAGcaataacaacaataacaacagttTGGGTAATAATGGATTGATCGCTAATCACAAAAAAGCACCATCAAGTGTGGGTGGACTCCCTCATTCCCACGATCCTCAACGAACAACCTTGCACAATAGGGTGGCTCGGCCCTTCCCGTCCTCCGAGCCCAGCTCTCGTGTACAGTCCCCCTCTATTTGCCCATCTCCAATTTCTCGAATCTGCTCCCCTCCACCTGCCCCGAACCATTCAAGTAATCTGGTAACAAAGCCACCGAATCCCAGAGCCCCCAGACAAGGTGGCTTTTTTACCCCTCTGTCTTTGGACATCTCAAGATCAATGTCAGCTTGTTCAATATCTCCCTGTGAGAGCCCCAGAATCACCTCTCCACCCCCTATTGGCATTCCTACAAGTGTTTGGGGCTTTGCTAATCCACAGCCAAGGAATCCCTCATTAATAAATGCATGTTCTCCAACAAAAGTGGATACAAACTCTACACCAAAAGGCACCAGAATCATCTCTCCTACCCCAATAGGAACGTCTCCATGTTCAGCAACCATCTCTCAGAGCCAGAGGAGGCTACGAGGAACCAGTTTGCCCTTTGTTGCTCTAGGAGATAGACCACCCAGTCCAAAAAGGCATGAACGCAGGTCTTGGGCAGAAAGTGGACGATGGTCAGTGGGTTCAGAATTGGGGTTAACAAGTCCTCGTGGGGGTTCATACAGTGGTAGCCCATCTTCTGTCAGTCCTGGTCCTCTTTCACCTGTCAGACTAACAGCTGAAAGGACCAGTTATAATGGAAAACATTTCACAAGCATTGCCTGGCCGGATGTACATGATCTGTTGATCAAATACAACACAGAGCCCAATACTGAAACCGATGCTTTGTCCTACACAGAGACAGAGCAAGATGACATAGAGGTTGCAGAAACTACATGTCGGAGCACCTTGATCTGTCCCTATGTCGCTCCAGCCAGCCCCAATGAGAGAGAGACTCCCATTCATTGCCCAGCTGAGGGTAAAACAGAAGACAGTGTTATTAATCaagggtccaaaacaacattaaaaaccaGTTATGCCACCACTGTCAACTTGCAGATTGCCGGGAGTGGGAGGATAGCATCCTTTAGCAATGCACAGGTCAGCCTGACTCAAACACTGTCGCCTGTAGCAGACAGCCAGAGCAGGAGAAGGGTCAGCATCAATAGCTGCAACTTCTCAATGCAGAACTGCAAAAGGCTTTGA
- the LOC137004998 gene encoding mucin-4-like isoform X1, which yields MIKCYSKVQNYLIFLYLCLCPLMGSQAGSEGELCPQADSMGSSGSTSTLASSVIEVESGRDDLALCQDEDDMTPLPPPPTLSITEEIMQFINQSRARQGMAELTSEVCKLTPESLEVQPLEAQQSDESKPLISEVDENKHQTNNTKIPEADNKLVDGSDKDDSSPPSCEANVASPEELERASLPLHTCKEVNQSEELTLPEPSHSESSKPEMEKTISEKDTKGSVSKSEEPHLSDNLDKTDDTACEASTACAHIGTTLKATENSLVLKVEPEQKLTKSDKQIIEKIRSYYEAAEAGVEEGQMARRNSFSNIPAGLVKDSVSRFNVCVHQDSVVESESGHSESVETDSGSSLLPISDQADQTFNHQESADIAIPLSHSDVNQEQKEKLDSMTAEKQDVEICEFSPCMKLWKEKERIGEESQSNPKAPFSRENSCVEHTDVSEKNKTSINCTTTLVQQKQSERSQCNPDTSDASNLQTTETTDTSLQYGRRTRARMSSNGSLDSLPTQIKVGRWSRHDKVVTCSHTLYEGMAEVPDLEFLEGGPVNQCLVENSEKILNKVQMLARMYTAKASSMKVPLHQKKTRVSRGAWSVEGKGSTSAKSQQIQLHQGDMRVLSQPTEESSVSTPTEPFGHIILREKLSTMYHQENDCNLIGPPDEISAIGSDSMSFSSAESSATSVQILTTVMESQVSVISDHRESSLEKCESKLHEGAESLSLPTSGTHVQEMPFNLSGLPLEEHAYNIPQSIQENYSNVGDKFISINRIEEGPILKEENPAFVSNSGPSSEHFIDPVVIKPLEEETHSVEQKSASVLQDCERILTIDDKQNEIHTGHLKSKQVRDDTDNTSLEEITPVVSSVNEVGACPPLQLATTLVISEESEQSYPLAQLQKDTTSPTQLGPLFGTCGKCSPLDTKSKEDLSNNSKTLSSPPLGGPSLDELPRFTSQRPSNLPSTAGKRSPFANWNSSSPVAQRVPHTSLRTDEQIQDTSDFGLSHNRQSLSHALNDKPLQIPFGCGRPLDAKPPSAFSPNLRMRSPSPVRGAQNSRPSSMPSALAKSLAASCISQTISQSMAKRGAHLQTASPPVSSSPLPTSSVRLRTPSPKPITLDLSVESGFRSTSSTGVGNPQGQATRSSPSPFRTNSLRSSPATVQSPPPFRSQRSISPAPPVSLHSTPSSNSPSATALEQSPYTSLNSNNNNNNSLGNNGLIANHKKAPSSVGGLPHSHDPQRTTLHNRVARPFPSSEPSSRVQSPSICPSPISRICSPPPAPNHSSNLVTKPPNPRAPRQGGFFTPLSLDISRSMSACSISPCESPRITSPPPIGIPTSVWGFANPQPRNPSLINACSPTKVDTNSTPKGTRIISPTPIGTSPCSATISQSQRRLRGTSLPFVALGDRPPSPKRHERRSWAESGRWSVGSELGLTSPRGGSYSGSPSSVSPGPLSPVRLTAERTSYNGKHFTSIAWPDVHDLLIKYNTEPNTETDALSYTETEQDDIEVAETTCRSTLICPYVAPASPNERETPIHCPAEGKTEDSVINQGSKTTLKTSYATTVNLQIAGSGRIASFSNAQVSLTQTLSPVADSQSRRRVSINSCNFSMQNCKRL from the exons ATGATAAAATGTTATTCAAAGGTCCAAAATTACCTTATATTTCTATATCTATGCTTATGTCCATTAATGGGTTCCCAGGCTGGCAGTGAAGGGGAGTTGTGCCCACAGGCTGATAGCATGGGCTCTTCAGGCAGTACCAGTACTCTGGCATCCTCCGTCATTGAAGTTGAATCTGGTCGTGATGATCTGGCTTTATGTCAGGATGAGGATGACATGACCCCACTCCCTCCACCACCAACACTGTCCATTACTGAGGAAATCATGCAATTCATTAACCAGAGCCGTGCTCGACAAGGCATGGCAGAGTTAACATCTGAAGTG TGCAAGTTGACTCCAGAGTCCCTGGAAGTCCAGCCACTGGAGGCACAGCAGTCAGATGAATCCAAACCACTAATATCTGAGGTGGATGAAAATAAACATCAGACTAACAATACCAAAATACCAGAGGCAGACAACAAACTGGTAGATGGGTCAGACAAAGATGACAGCAGCCCTCCATCTTGTGAAGCAAATGTTGCTTCACCAGAGGAGCTTGAGAGAGCATCATTACCATTACACACCTGCAAAGAAGTGAATCAGTCAGAAGAGTTGACATTACCAGAGCCCAGTCATAGTGAATCATCTAAACCAGAGATGGAGAAGACCATTAGTGAAAAAGATACTAAGGGCTCTGTTAGTAAAAGTGAAGAGCCTCATCTATCTGATAATTTGGACAAAACTGATGACACAGCATGTGAGGCCAGTACAGCTTGTGCTCACATTGGTACTACATTGAAAGCAACTGAAAACTCACTTGTCCTCAAAGTAGAACCTGAGCAAAAACTGACCAAAAGTGACAAGCAGATTATTGAGAAGATACGCAGCTATTATGAGGCTGCAGAGGCAGGTGTTGAGGAGGGTCAGATGGCACGAAGGAACAGCTTCTCTAATATACCTGCAGGATTAGTAAAGGATTCGGTGTCCCGATTCAATGTTTGTGTTCACCAAGACAGTGTAGTTGAATCTGAGAGTGGCCACTCAGAGTCAGTTGAAACTGACTCAGGATCTTCATTACTCCCAATATCAGACCAAGCTGACCAGACTTTCAACCATCAGGAATCTGCTGATATAGCCATTCCTCTCTCACATTCCGATGTTAACCaagaacaaaaagaaaaattagaTAGCATGACTGCAGAAAAACAGGATGTAGAAATTTGTGAGTTCAGTCCCTGTATGAAATTGTGGAAGGAGAAAGAAAGAATTGGCGAAGAGTCTCAAAGCAATCCAAAAGCCCCTTTCTCAAGAGAGAACAGCTGTGTTGAACATACAGATGTTTCTGAGAAAAATAAGACATCTATTAATTGCACAACAACCCTAGTACAACAAAAGCAGTCTGAACGTTCACAATGCAATCCAGACACTTCAGACGCATCTAATCTGCAGACGACAGAGACAACGGATACATCTCTTCAGTATGGAAGAAGAACCAGGGCTAGAATGTCTTCTAATGGAAGCCTGGATAGCCTTCCTACTCAGATTAAAGTTGGCCGGTGGTCTCGTCATGACAAGGTGGTAACATGTAGTCATACCCTTTACGAAGGAATGGCAGAGGTGCCAGATTTAGAGTTTCTTGAGGGTGGACCAGTCAACCAATGCTTGGTAGAGAACTCAGAAAAGATTCTTAATAAAGTGCAAATGCTTGCACGGATGTACACTGCCAAGGCAAGCAGCATGAAGGTACCACTACATCAAAAGAAAACACGAGTGAGTAGGGGAGCTTGGTCAGTGGAGGGAAAAGGGAGCACTTCAGCTAAGTCGCAGCAAATACAGCTGCACCAGGGGGACATGAGAGTACTAAGTCAGCCCACAG AAGAATCTTCAGTATCCACACCTACAGAGCCTTTTGGTCACATAATTTTAAGAGAGAAGCTGTCTACCATGTATCACCAAGAAAATGATTGTAATCTCATTGGGCCTCCAGATGAGATCTCAGCAATTGGATCTGATTCAATGTCTTTTTCCTCTGCTGAGTCCTCTGCTACTTCAGTTCAAATATTAACAACTGTTATGGAATCACAGGTCTCTGTGATATCAGACCACAGAGAAAGCTCTTTAGAAAAATGTGAGTCTAAACTACATGAAGGAGCTGAATCCTTGTCACTCCCAACTTCTGGAACTCATGTCCAAGAAATGCCATTCAACCTCTCTGGACTTCCTTTGGAGGAGCATGCTTACAACATACCACAGTCTATTCAGGAGAACTATTCAAATGTTGGGGACAAATTCATTTCAATAAATAGGATTGAAGAAGGACCAATATTGAAAGAGGAAAACCCTGCTTTTGTGAGCAATTCTGGTCCAAGTAGTGAACATTTTATTGACCCAGTAGTCATTAAACCTTTAGAAGAAGAGACTCACAGTGTGGAACAGAAAAGTGCCTCAGTTTTACAGGACTGTGAAAGAATATTGACCATAGAtgataaacaaaatgaaatacatACAGGACATTTGAAATCCAAGCAAGTCCGAGATGATACTGATAACACTAGCTTGGAGGAAATAACACCTGTAGTGTCCTCTGTTAACGAAGTAGGTGCATGTCCCCCATTACAGTTAGCAACCACTTTGGTCATCTCTGAGGAATCAGAGCAGTCGTACCCTTTGGCCCAGTTGCAGAAGGATACAACTAGCCCTACACAACTGGGACCTCTGTTTGGTACATGTGGCAAGTGTAGTCCACTAGATACTAAATCCAAAGAAGACCTGAGCAATAATTCAAAGACTTTGAGCTCACCCCCTTTAGGTGGACCTTCTTTGGATGAGCTTCCAAGGTTTACTAGCCAAAGACCTTCCAATCTACCCTCCACTGCTGGAAAGAGGAGTCCCTTTGCCAATTGGAATTCATCATCTCCAGTAGCTCAAAG AGTGCCACATACTTCATTGCGGACTGATGAACAGATTCAGGATACGTCTGATTTTGGTCTTTCTCATAATAGACAATCTTTATCCCATGCTCTTAATGATAAACCTTTACAAATTCCCTTTGGTTGTGGGCGTCCATTAGATGCAAAACCACCTTCTGCCTTTAGCCCAAACCTGCGAATGCGGTCACCCTCTCCAGTTAGAGGTGCCCAGAACTCCAGACCTTCCTCAATGCCCTCAGCTCTTGCAAAGTCTCTTGCTGCCTCTTGTATCAGTCAGACGATTTCTCAAAGCATGGCCAAGAGAGGTGCACATCTTCAGACTGCTTCCCCACCTGTAAGCTCCTCTCCTCTGCCTACATCTTCTGTAAGACTTAGGACACCATCACCTAAACCCATCACCTTGGACTTAAGTGTTGAGTCAGGTTTTAGAAGTACATCCAGCACTGGGGTAGGAAACCCCCAAGGTCAAGCCACAAGGTCTTCTCCATCCCCATTTAGAACAAACAGTCTTCGATCTAGTCCAGCAACAGTTCAGTCCCCTCCTCCTTTTCGCAGTCAACGGTCAATATCCCCTGCACCTCCAGTTAGCCTCCATTCAACTCCATCCTCTAACAGCCCGAGCGCCACAGCTCTTGAACAGTCTCCTTACACCAGTTTAAATAGcaataacaacaataacaacagttTGGGTAATAATGGATTGATCGCTAATCACAAAAAAGCACCATCAAGTGTGGGTGGACTCCCTCATTCCCACGATCCTCAACGAACAACCTTGCACAATAGGGTGGCTCGGCCCTTCCCGTCCTCCGAGCCCAGCTCTCGTGTACAGTCCCCCTCTATTTGCCCATCTCCAATTTCTCGAATCTGCTCCCCTCCACCTGCCCCGAACCATTCAAGTAATCTGGTAACAAAGCCACCGAATCCCAGAGCCCCCAGACAAGGTGGCTTTTTTACCCCTCTGTCTTTGGACATCTCAAGATCAATGTCAGCTTGTTCAATATCTCCCTGTGAGAGCCCCAGAATCACCTCTCCACCCCCTATTGGCATTCCTACAAGTGTTTGGGGCTTTGCTAATCCACAGCCAAGGAATCCCTCATTAATAAATGCATGTTCTCCAACAAAAGTGGATACAAACTCTACACCAAAAGGCACCAGAATCATCTCTCCTACCCCAATAGGAACGTCTCCATGTTCAGCAACCATCTCTCAGAGCCAGAGGAGGCTACGAGGAACCAGTTTGCCCTTTGTTGCTCTAGGAGATAGACCACCCAGTCCAAAAAGGCATGAACGCAGGTCTTGGGCAGAAAGTGGACGATGGTCAGTGGGTTCAGAATTGGGGTTAACAAGTCCTCGTGGGGGTTCATACAGTGGTAGCCCATCTTCTGTCAGTCCTGGTCCTCTTTCACCTGTCAGACTAACAGCTGAAAGGACCAGTTATAATGGAAAACATTTCACAAGCATTGCCTGGCCGGATGTACATGATCTGTTGATCAAATACAACACAGAGCCCAATACTGAAACCGATGCTTTGTCCTACACAGAGACAGAGCAAGATGACATAGAGGTTGCAGAAACTACATGTCGGAGCACCTTGATCTGTCCCTATGTCGCTCCAGCCAGCCCCAATGAGAGAGAGACTCCCATTCATTGCCCAGCTGAGGGTAAAACAGAAGACAGTGTTATTAATCaagggtccaaaacaacattaaaaaccaGTTATGCCACCACTGTCAACTTGCAGATTGCCGGGAGTGGGAGGATAGCATCCTTTAGCAATGCACAGGTCAGCCTGACTCAAACACTGTCGCCTGTAGCAGACAGCCAGAGCAGGAGAAGGGTCAGCATCAATAGCTGCAACTTCTCAATGCAGAACTGCAAAAGGCTTTGA